Proteins from a genomic interval of Nostoc sp. TCL240-02:
- a CDS encoding iron uptake porin produces MSNFRSKYRYMMFTFLLLDILAILVFYPVKSHAELPKSDVSTAEAEVNKAPEAIVNQTLETSTIETEGKGSGEVASPPASCALSCVLPSSSIPPLTSKKATSPERVTPVSQLLEVAPPTNKKATNNSAGQVTSVSQLSDVLPTDWAFQALQSLVERYGVIAGYTDDTFKGNRALTRYEFAAGLNAALDRLNELIATSTADLVKREDLDAIKKLQEQFSPELAQFRGRLDNLETRTAKLEANQFTTTTKLIGRAQIVLGSVLAGNNVVTKRPAPRNTTLQGSTTLRLNTSFNGKDSLSLSLSGGNIESLGQTRAGLLGTFEGRTADNSSITFARNTILLGGVRYRFLPTPDTQVNIYALSDGASEIGLSGPINPYFESSSATGANGISRFSRRSLVYNYGDSGPGIAILQKLGKQVQVGIAYSAPNGGNPTANNGLFTGRYLALAQIIYYSSNRNFRVAATYVNTYSPANTQGLSGTNFGPAVGSNLVNSTVAGAGTVANLYGLQAFYQVNSKLAINGWISYGAHRYLGRGDGSAMDWAVGLAFPDLFSEGALGGILVGMEPKLTRLSQGVNLGAGAGQADKDTSLHVEAFYQYKIGDNIEVTPGLIWITAPDSDASNPDSLFAWVRTVFRF; encoded by the coding sequence ATGTCGAATTTTCGCTCTAAATATAGATACATGATGTTCACGTTCTTGTTGCTAGATATTCTAGCCATTCTGGTTTTTTATCCAGTAAAAAGTCACGCTGAACTGCCTAAATCTGATGTATCTACTGCTGAAGCAGAAGTGAACAAAGCTCCAGAAGCAATTGTCAATCAAACACTAGAGACTTCAACGATAGAGACAGAAGGCAAAGGGTCAGGAGAGGTCGCATCCCCTCCTGCTTCCTGTGCGCTATCCTGCGTCCTACCTTCTTCTTCAATTCCACCGCTAACTAGTAAAAAGGCTACCAGCCCAGAACGAGTCACACCTGTCTCGCAATTGTTGGAAGTTGCACCACCGACTAATAAAAAAGCTACAAATAATTCTGCGGGACAAGTAACATCCGTCTCACAATTGTCAGATGTTTTGCCCACAGATTGGGCATTTCAAGCATTACAGTCTTTGGTGGAGCGCTACGGTGTAATTGCTGGATATACAGATGACACATTTAAAGGGAATCGTGCCCTAACACGGTATGAATTTGCTGCTGGGTTGAATGCTGCTTTAGATCGCCTCAATGAATTAATAGCGACTTCAACGGCAGATTTGGTCAAACGAGAAGACTTGGATGCCATCAAAAAACTACAAGAACAATTTTCTCCAGAACTTGCTCAATTTCGGGGACGCTTAGATAACTTGGAAACGCGGACTGCGAAATTAGAGGCAAATCAGTTTACAACCACAACTAAACTTATAGGTCGAGCGCAGATTGTTCTTGGCTCGGTTCTGGCTGGCAATAATGTCGTTACCAAAAGACCTGCACCTCGCAATACCACACTTCAAGGTTCAACGACTTTACGGTTAAACACCAGTTTTAACGGTAAAGATTCACTAAGCTTATCGCTGTCAGGTGGAAATATTGAATCATTAGGACAAACAAGAGCTGGATTATTAGGAACTTTTGAGGGGAGAACTGCTGATAACTCCAGTATTACCTTTGCACGTAATACTATTCTTCTCGGTGGCGTTCGATATCGTTTTTTACCTACTCCAGATACTCAAGTTAACATTTATGCTCTGTCTGATGGAGCTAGTGAGATAGGTCTTTCTGGCCCTATCAATCCATATTTTGAATCGTCTTCTGCAACCGGCGCTAATGGAATTTCACGATTTTCACGGCGGTCTTTAGTCTATAACTATGGAGATAGCGGGCCCGGAATTGCCATACTCCAAAAATTAGGCAAACAGGTTCAAGTGGGGATAGCGTATAGCGCACCAAACGGTGGTAATCCCACAGCTAATAATGGCTTATTTACAGGCAGGTATTTAGCTCTGGCACAGATAATTTACTACTCCTCTAATCGAAATTTTCGAGTGGCGGCAACTTACGTCAATACTTACAGTCCAGCGAATACCCAAGGTCTAAGCGGAACAAACTTCGGCCCAGCAGTCGGTAGTAACCTGGTAAACAGCACCGTAGCTGGAGCGGGAACTGTAGCCAATCTTTATGGACTACAGGCGTTCTATCAAGTTAATTCCAAGTTGGCAATTAATGGGTGGATAAGTTATGGAGCGCACCGCTATTTGGGGCGCGGTGATGGTAGTGCAATGGATTGGGCTGTAGGACTAGCATTCCCGGATCTTTTTAGTGAGGGTGCTTTAGGGGGGATTTTAGTTGGTATGGAGCCGAAACTCACCAGGCTCAGTCAGGGTGTAAATTTGGGAGCAGGTGCAGGACAAGCAGACAAAGATACCTCCCTGCACGTTGAGGCATTTTACCAATATAAAATCGGAGATAATATTGAGGTGACACCGGGTTTAATCTGGATTACTGCACCGGACTCTGATGCCAGCAATCCTGATAGTTTATTTGCTTGGGTTCGTACTGTCTTTAGGTTTTAA
- the ssuD gene encoding FMNH2-dependent alkanesulfonate monooxygenase, with amino-acid sequence MEILWFIPTGSHDGRYLGTDIGSRVATPDYLQQIAQAVDSLGYTGALLPTGSSCEDAWITAAAFISVTKQMKFLVAIRPGITSPGAAARMAATFDRISKGRLLINVVTGGDPVQLAGDGLHLSHDDRYDLTDEFLTVWRGIVSGETVDFKGNYLDIKGGKLLFPPVQKPYPPLWFGGSSAAAKRVAAKHIDVYLTWGEPPQQVAQKIAEVKRLAAEQGRTVRFGIRLHVIVRETESAAWDAANELIKYVDEDAIAKAQKHLASSDSEGQRRMSQLHSGSRETLEISPNLWTGIGLVRGGAGTALVGDPDTVAARMLEYQDLGIETFVFSGYPHLEEAYRTAELLFPRLPLQKQTAPLTPPVLSTVSEIVSSEKFAKQLTSAS; translated from the coding sequence ATGGAAATTCTCTGGTTTATTCCTACTGGATCTCATGACGGACGCTATTTAGGTACAGATATTGGCTCTCGTGTTGCCACACCTGATTATTTGCAGCAAATTGCTCAAGCTGTGGATAGTTTAGGCTACACGGGTGCATTGTTACCTACAGGGAGTTCTTGTGAAGATGCTTGGATAACTGCCGCCGCTTTTATATCTGTCACCAAGCAGATGAAATTTCTGGTAGCAATTCGTCCAGGAATTACTTCTCCAGGTGCTGCTGCACGGATGGCAGCAACATTTGATCGGATTTCTAAAGGAAGATTGTTAATTAATGTGGTGACAGGTGGAGATCCGGTGCAACTCGCTGGGGATGGCTTGCATCTTAGTCATGACGATCGCTATGATTTAACCGATGAATTTCTTACCGTTTGGCGGGGTATCGTCAGTGGGGAAACAGTCGATTTTAAAGGAAACTACCTGGATATCAAAGGTGGTAAACTCTTATTCCCGCCAGTCCAAAAACCCTATCCACCATTGTGGTTTGGTGGCTCATCTGCGGCTGCAAAACGTGTTGCTGCTAAACATATAGATGTTTATCTAACTTGGGGCGAACCTCCACAGCAAGTTGCTCAAAAGATTGCTGAGGTTAAACGATTGGCGGCTGAACAAGGTAGAACAGTCCGCTTTGGGATTCGCTTGCATGTAATTGTGCGAGAAACCGAGTCTGCGGCTTGGGATGCTGCCAATGAGTTAATTAAGTATGTTGATGAGGATGCGATCGCAAAAGCTCAAAAACACTTAGCTAGTTCTGATTCTGAAGGACAGCGACGGATGAGTCAACTACATAGTGGTAGTCGAGAAACCCTAGAGATTAGCCCCAACCTATGGACAGGAATTGGATTAGTGCGGGGTGGTGCTGGTACAGCCCTAGTTGGAGATCCCGATACTGTTGCCGCTAGGATGCTGGAATATCAAGATTTGGGCATAGAAACCTTTGTGTTCTCTGGATATCCCCACTTAGAAGAGGCATATCGTACAGCTGAATTATTATTTCCACGTTTACCTTTGCAGAAACAAACTGCACCGCTAACGCCACCAGTCTTGAGTACTGTTAGCGAAATAGTTAGCAGTGAAAAATTTGCTAAACAACTAACGAGCGCTTCATAA
- the ssuC gene encoding aliphatic sulfonate ABC transporter permease SsuC, producing MTITLKHTKRNNNISLSEVLENPQIDKIVPWIVPVLVLVLWEFASRTGLLSTRILPAPSGVIATAIRLASTGELFQHIGISAGRAISGFIVGGSIGFGLGLLNGFSRIAEKLLDSSLQMLRTIPNLALIPLVILWFGIGDQARLFLVSMGVFFPLYLNTFHGIRSVDPGLIEMGKVYGLKTPQLLWQIIFPGALSSILVGVRFSLGIMWLTLIVAETIAADSGLGYMAMNAREFMQTDVVVLSIVIYALLGKLADAVARGLETKFLAWNPNYQKS from the coding sequence ATGACTATTACCCTTAAACACACCAAAAGAAACAATAATATATCCCTGAGCGAGGTATTAGAAAACCCGCAAATCGATAAAATAGTCCCCTGGATTGTGCCCGTTCTAGTGCTAGTACTTTGGGAATTTGCTTCCAGAACTGGTTTACTTTCAACCAGAATTTTACCTGCCCCTAGTGGCGTAATCGCTACAGCCATTAGACTAGCCTCTACCGGAGAACTTTTTCAGCATATAGGAATAAGTGCTGGACGAGCGATATCTGGTTTTATAGTTGGTGGTAGTATTGGGTTTGGTTTGGGATTGCTCAATGGCTTTTCCCGTATAGCAGAAAAGTTATTGGATAGTTCTTTGCAAATGCTCCGTACTATCCCTAATTTGGCATTAATTCCCCTAGTAATTCTCTGGTTTGGTATCGGCGATCAAGCTAGATTATTTTTAGTGTCTATGGGGGTATTTTTCCCGTTATATCTTAATACATTTCATGGCATTCGTAGTGTAGATCCTGGACTGATTGAAATGGGAAAAGTCTATGGATTGAAAACCCCACAACTTCTGTGGCAAATTATTTTTCCAGGAGCGTTATCTTCAATTCTCGTCGGTGTCCGCTTTTCTTTGGGGATTATGTGGCTGACATTAATTGTGGCAGAAACGATCGCAGCGGATTCTGGACTTGGTTATATGGCAATGAATGCCCGTGAATTTATGCAAACTGATGTTGTGGTTTTGAGTATTGTTATCTATGCACTGTTGGGTAAATTAGCAGATGCTGTTGCCAGAGGATTAGAAACCAAGTTCTTGGCTTGGAATCCTAACTATCAAAAGTCATAA
- a CDS encoding ATP-binding cassette domain-containing protein yields MSSNVQGTQLSILDLTKAFGKKTVLNSLNLEVEAGEFVAIVGRSGCGKSTLLRLVSGLDKATSGGILLDGEPLRRLSRSVTVMFQDPRLLPWKRVVQNVGLGLEGNWREKALWALDKVGLKDRADEWPYVLSGGQRQRVSLARALVSQPRLLLLDEPLGALDALTRLEMQGLIENLWQERRFTAFLVTHDVEEAVALADRVIVIDEGRISLDLPVKLSRPRDRSSEVFINIREAVLQRVMSNESTQSNNQLLQLSS; encoded by the coding sequence GTGAGTTCTAATGTACAAGGTACGCAACTAAGTATTTTGGATTTGACGAAAGCTTTCGGGAAGAAAACTGTTTTAAACTCGCTAAATTTAGAAGTTGAAGCAGGTGAATTTGTCGCTATCGTCGGACGTAGTGGTTGTGGTAAAAGTACCTTATTGCGTCTGGTGTCAGGATTAGATAAAGCAACTTCAGGCGGAATACTGCTGGATGGAGAACCACTGCGTAGACTCAGCCGCTCTGTAACAGTGATGTTTCAAGACCCCCGCTTATTGCCGTGGAAGCGCGTTGTTCAGAATGTGGGGTTAGGCTTGGAAGGTAATTGGCGTGAAAAAGCTTTGTGGGCACTCGATAAAGTCGGACTCAAAGATAGAGCTGATGAGTGGCCTTATGTCTTATCTGGTGGGCAACGGCAACGGGTGTCATTGGCAAGGGCATTAGTTAGCCAGCCCCGTTTGTTGTTGTTAGATGAACCTTTAGGAGCATTGGATGCTCTAACTCGCCTAGAGATGCAGGGTTTGATTGAGAACTTATGGCAAGAGCGGAGATTTACTGCGTTTTTAGTGACTCACGATGTAGAAGAAGCTGTGGCGTTGGCAGACCGAGTGATAGTGATTGATGAAGGACGTATTTCTCTCGATCTACCTGTAAAACTTTCACGCCCACGAGATAGAAGTAGTGAAGTGTTTATCAATATTAGAGAAGCAGTTCTCCAGCGAGTAATGAGCAATGAAAGTACTCAGTCAAATAACCAATTGTTGCAGTTGAGTAGTTGA
- a CDS encoding D-2-hydroxyacid dehydrogenase, with the protein MKLILPDHLIADIEPHLPSDIDVVEVDSEGNLDGDASDAEVYVNGFYLKTSTLDKVLTAAPRLRWQQSPSAGVNHILTPNFLQKEIILTNGAGIHAIPISEFVLAFMLYHAKNLRKLQTLQDEHTWVRGVFLEELADATLLILGTGNIGQAIASRAKAFGVKVWGSRRHPEPLPNFDKIVGADEWRSLLPAADYVVIATPLTPETKGLIDEAALRSMRQSAYLINIARGAIVDETALFTALSEGWIAGAGLDTVATEPLPQESLLWSLPNAFITPHCSALSPRLRERIAQLFIDNLKRYQNGQPLRNVVDKKAGY; encoded by the coding sequence GTGAAACTGATTTTACCGGATCATCTCATTGCTGATATTGAGCCACACCTGCCATCTGATATAGATGTTGTGGAGGTGGATAGTGAAGGTAATCTTGATGGTGATGCCAGTGATGCAGAAGTTTATGTCAACGGATTTTACCTGAAAACTTCTACGCTTGACAAAGTGCTGACAGCAGCACCCAGGCTGCGTTGGCAACAGTCGCCGAGCGCTGGCGTGAATCACATCCTTACACCAAATTTTTTGCAAAAAGAAATTATCCTCACTAATGGCGCAGGGATTCATGCAATTCCAATTTCGGAATTTGTATTAGCATTCATGCTTTATCACGCCAAAAATTTGAGAAAATTACAAACTTTGCAGGATGAACACACCTGGGTAAGAGGAGTGTTTCTCGAAGAGTTAGCAGACGCGACTTTATTAATTCTCGGCACAGGGAATATAGGTCAAGCGATCGCATCTCGCGCTAAAGCCTTTGGTGTTAAAGTTTGGGGGAGCCGCCGCCATCCCGAACCCCTACCGAATTTTGACAAGATTGTTGGTGCTGATGAATGGCGATCGCTCCTACCAGCAGCCGACTATGTAGTAATTGCCACACCACTAACCCCAGAAACCAAAGGCTTAATCGATGAAGCCGCCTTGCGCTCTATGCGTCAGTCTGCTTACTTAATTAATATTGCTCGTGGTGCGATCGTTGATGAAACAGCATTATTCACCGCACTAAGTGAGGGATGGATTGCAGGTGCTGGATTAGATACAGTGGCTACAGAACCTCTGCCACAGGAAAGTCTCTTGTGGTCGTTGCCGAACGCTTTTATCACCCCCCATTGTTCAGCCCTGTCACCACGACTGAGAGAGCGCATAGCACAACTGTTTATCGACAATCTTAAACGCTATCAAAACGGTCAACCCTTGCGGAATGTCGTAGATAAGAAAGCGGGATACTGA
- a CDS encoding NAD(P)/FAD-dependent oxidoreductase: MEVSLEKNAPHRVVIVGGGFGGLYAAKALNAANVNVTLIDKRNFHLFQPLLYQVATGTLSPSDISAPLRSVFKKSKNTKVLLGEVSDIDPKAQQVILGDKVVPYDTLIVATGANHSYFGKDNWEEVAPGLKTVEDAIEMRRRIFGAFEAAEKETDPEKRRAFLNFVIVGGGPTGVELAGAIAELAYKTLKEDFRSIDTSETKILLLQGGPRILPHMVPELSASAAVSLQKLGVELHTHTRVTNIEGDIVTFKQDNEFTEIASKTILWAAGVQGSPMGKVLAETTGVERDYSGRVIVEPDLSIEGYDNIFVIGDLANFSHQDSKVLPGVAPVAKQQGEYVGKLIRRRLQGKTLPQFHYNDVGSLAMIGQNLAVVDLSLIKLTGFIAWAFWLLVHIYFLIEFDTKLLVVFQWAWNYITRNRRSRLITGREAFVEPKTVNNIVQQPSGTPL; this comes from the coding sequence ATGGAAGTCTCACTTGAAAAGAATGCACCACATCGGGTTGTCATTGTTGGTGGTGGCTTTGGTGGACTGTATGCAGCAAAGGCTCTGAATGCAGCGAATGTAAATGTTACTCTCATTGATAAACGTAACTTTCACCTATTTCAGCCGCTTTTATATCAAGTTGCCACAGGTACGCTATCACCTTCTGATATTTCCGCACCATTGCGATCTGTATTTAAGAAAAGCAAGAATACAAAGGTGTTGTTGGGAGAAGTAAGTGATATTGATCCAAAAGCGCAACAAGTTATTTTGGGTGATAAAGTAGTACCTTATGATACATTGATTGTCGCCACAGGTGCTAACCATTCCTATTTTGGTAAGGATAATTGGGAAGAAGTTGCTCCTGGCTTGAAAACTGTGGAAGATGCGATAGAAATGCGTCGTCGGATATTTGGCGCATTTGAAGCAGCAGAAAAAGAAACTGATCCTGAAAAACGACGGGCTTTCTTGAATTTTGTGATTGTGGGAGGTGGCCCGACTGGTGTAGAGTTAGCAGGTGCGATCGCTGAGCTAGCATACAAAACTCTCAAAGAAGATTTCCGCAGCATCGACACTTCAGAAACAAAAATTTTACTATTACAAGGGGGTCCTCGCATCCTTCCACACATGGTGCCAGAGTTATCGGCATCAGCAGCAGTATCTTTGCAAAAGTTGGGTGTAGAACTCCACACTCACACCAGGGTGACAAATATTGAAGGTGATATTGTTACTTTCAAGCAAGACAATGAATTTACAGAAATTGCCTCAAAAACTATCTTGTGGGCAGCAGGTGTTCAAGGTTCCCCAATGGGGAAAGTCTTAGCAGAAACTACAGGTGTAGAGCGCGATTACTCTGGGCGGGTAATTGTAGAACCTGACTTGTCTATCGAGGGTTATGACAACATTTTCGTAATTGGAGATTTAGCTAACTTCTCCCATCAAGATAGTAAAGTCTTACCTGGTGTTGCACCTGTAGCTAAACAACAAGGAGAGTATGTAGGTAAACTAATTCGACGACGGCTTCAAGGTAAGACTTTGCCACAATTTCATTACAACGATGTGGGTAGTTTGGCGATGATTGGGCAAAATTTAGCTGTTGTAGATTTAAGCTTAATCAAACTTACAGGTTTCATTGCTTGGGCATTTTGGCTATTAGTTCACATCTACTTCTTAATCGAGTTTGACACTAAATTACTAGTAGTATTTCAGTGGGCATGGAATTATATTACTCGTAATCGTCGCTCTAGATTGATTACAGGTAGAGAAGCTTTTGTAGAACCAAAAACTGTTAACAATATAGTGCAACAGCCTTCTGGGACACCTCTGTAA
- a CDS encoding GMC family oxidoreductase N-terminal domain-containing protein: MTRLSSPIENLKSSYTVVVIGSGYGGSIAASRLARAGQQVCILERGKEFQPGEYPKTQSKALAQIQIDLPQHHLGSHTALYDFHVNKDINVFIGCGLGGTSLVNANVSLQAEPRVFADSRWPKELRDDVGTLLAAGYRRAEEMLKPTPYPENFPPLPKLQALEKSSKYLNEKFYRPPINVTFQDGVNHVGVEQNKCNLCGDCVSGCNNKAKNTVLMNYLPDAKNHGAEIYTQVSVRRVERQGNRWLVHYQLLNTGQENFNAPTMFVSADIVILAAGTLGSTEILLRSQAAGLAVSEKLGHNFTGNGDVLAFGYNTEQVINGIGFGDRPENTQEPVGPCITGIIDMREQPQLDNGLVIEEGSIPGGLAAILPQTLAAAAKILGKDTDSGLGDRIEEKIREFDSLTHGAYTGAVRNTQTYLVMTHDDAAGQMYLENDRLRIKWQDVGSQPIFQRVNNRLTEATEPLGGTQIPNPIWSDAFGHDLVTVHPLGGCILAEDAEHGVVNHKGQVFASNQGTNVYENLYVADGSIVPRTLGVNPLLTISALAERCCTLIATDRGWTINYDLTTPPVVIGNATRPTTVGIQFTETMRGYFSTTVKDNDYQPAFWQGKQDNSPLEFTVTVIADDLDKLLNDPEHLGKIVGIVKAPVLSPEALTVTNSDFNLFVGLVGQKKTRQMLYRLQMMTQSGQRYYLKGFKQIHDDPGFDVWSDTTTLFITIYEGDSENNPIVGQGILKIQPMDFIKQMTTMKVTNADSIGERLQAIDRFSRFFAGTLAEVYI; the protein is encoded by the coding sequence ATGACTCGTTTATCCAGCCCGATTGAAAACTTAAAAAGTTCCTATACAGTTGTAGTTATTGGTTCTGGTTATGGTGGTAGTATTGCCGCATCGCGTTTAGCACGAGCCGGACAGCAAGTGTGTATTTTAGAGCGAGGGAAAGAATTTCAACCTGGTGAATATCCCAAGACTCAAAGCAAAGCATTGGCACAAATACAGATAGATTTGCCACAACATCATCTAGGTTCGCACACAGCTTTGTATGACTTCCATGTGAATAAAGACATTAATGTATTTATTGGTTGTGGACTAGGTGGAACATCTTTAGTTAACGCCAATGTGTCATTACAAGCTGAACCGCGTGTATTTGCAGATTCACGCTGGCCAAAAGAATTGCGTGATGATGTTGGGACTTTATTAGCCGCAGGTTATCGTCGTGCAGAGGAAATGCTCAAACCTACTCCCTACCCTGAAAATTTTCCTCCACTGCCAAAGTTACAAGCTTTAGAAAAATCATCTAAATATTTGAATGAAAAGTTCTATCGTCCCCCCATCAATGTGACATTTCAAGATGGGGTGAATCATGTCGGTGTAGAACAAAACAAATGTAATCTCTGCGGTGATTGTGTTTCTGGCTGTAATAATAAAGCCAAAAACACCGTGTTGATGAATTACCTCCCAGATGCAAAAAACCACGGTGCAGAAATCTATACACAAGTTTCCGTGCGCCGAGTTGAACGTCAGGGGAATCGCTGGCTAGTCCATTACCAATTATTAAACACGGGGCAAGAAAACTTTAACGCTCCCACAATGTTTGTCAGTGCTGATATTGTAATTCTGGCGGCTGGGACATTAGGATCTACAGAAATTTTGCTGCGTTCTCAAGCTGCTGGTTTAGCTGTATCTGAGAAATTGGGACATAATTTTACAGGGAATGGTGATGTCCTAGCTTTTGGCTATAACACCGAGCAAGTAATTAACGGTATTGGTTTTGGCGATCGCCCGGAGAATACCCAAGAACCAGTAGGGCCATGTATCACCGGTATCATAGATATGCGAGAACAGCCCCAATTAGATAACGGATTAGTTATTGAAGAAGGCTCAATTCCTGGAGGACTGGCTGCTATATTACCCCAAACCCTTGCGGCGGCTGCCAAAATTTTAGGTAAAGACACCGACTCTGGTTTAGGCGATCGCATCGAAGAAAAAATCCGCGAATTTGATAGTTTGACTCATGGTGCTTATACTGGTGCAGTCCGCAATACCCAAACCTACTTAGTCATGACCCATGATGATGCGGCCGGACAAATGTACTTAGAAAATGACCGTCTCCGCATTAAATGGCAAGATGTAGGAAGTCAACCCATTTTTCAACGAGTCAATAATCGTCTTACAGAAGCTACCGAACCCCTAGGCGGTACACAAATTCCTAATCCCATTTGGTCTGATGCCTTTGGTCATGACTTAGTTACAGTCCATCCACTAGGAGGCTGTATCTTAGCGGAGGATGCTGAACACGGTGTTGTCAACCATAAGGGACAAGTATTTGCTAGCAACCAAGGAACAAACGTCTACGAAAACTTATATGTCGCTGATGGTTCAATCGTTCCTCGGACATTAGGTGTAAATCCACTACTGACAATCTCTGCTCTAGCGGAACGCTGCTGTACCCTCATTGCTACAGACCGGGGTTGGACGATTAATTATGATTTGACTACCCCGCCCGTAGTCATCGGTAACGCTACCCGTCCTACCACAGTCGGCATTCAATTCACTGAGACCATGCGCGGCTACTTTTCCACCACAGTCAAAGACAACGACTATCAGCCTGCATTCTGGCAAGGCAAACAAGACAACTCGCCTCTAGAGTTCACCGTTACAGTAATTGCCGATGACTTAGACAAACTACTCAACGACCCCGAACACCTAGGGAAAATAGTTGGTATAGTTAAAGCCCCCGTTTTATCACCAGAAGCCCTAACCGTCACCAATAGCGATTTTAATTTGTTTGTTGGGCTTGTTGGACAAAAAAAGACCAGACAAATGCTTTATCGCTTACAGATGATGACGCAATCAGGACAACGTTATTACTTGAAAGGCTTCAAGCAAATTCATGATGACCCAGGATTCGATGTTTGGTCTGACACCACCACACTATTCATCACCATTTATGAAGGCGACAGTGAAAATAATCCCATCGTTGGTCAAGGCATTCTCAAAATTCAGCCGATGGACTTCATCAAACAAATGACCACGATGAAAGTTACCAACGCAGATAGTATTGGGGAACGCCTACAAGCAATAGATAGATTCAGTCGCTTCTTTGCCGGCACTTTAGCGGAAGTCTACATTTAA
- a CDS encoding esterase, with protein sequence MNTTTYTQSLRERIVPFTSKDGFECNLINVRGEKPPSKPPVLLAHGAGVRANIFRAPVDTSIVDYLVAHGYDVWLENWRASIDLNPNHWTLDRAAVNDHPQAVKTIVEETGYEEIKAIIHCQGSTSFMMSVVAGLVPQVKTIISNAVSLHPIVPSWSSFKINFAVPAVNFLTDHLNPQWQIDSPSLAAKIISLFVGLTHHECNNSVCKQVSFTYGTGFPALWEHANLNEATHEWLKQEFAYVPLSFFAQMSQCINRGHLISVDNFPTLPKDFIAQPPKTDARIAFFAGQLNRCFLPQSQIETFKYFDSLRPNYHALHVLDNYSHLDIFMGKNAAQNVFPLMLAELEKTV encoded by the coding sequence ATGAACACCACAACATATACTCAATCTTTACGAGAAAGAATAGTACCTTTTACTAGCAAAGATGGCTTTGAATGCAACTTAATTAACGTTAGAGGTGAAAAGCCTCCTTCTAAACCGCCTGTATTACTAGCGCATGGTGCAGGAGTCAGAGCCAATATCTTTCGCGCTCCTGTGGATACTAGTATAGTTGATTACTTAGTTGCTCATGGTTATGACGTATGGTTAGAAAACTGGCGTGCCAGTATTGACCTAAATCCTAATCATTGGACACTTGACCGAGCCGCAGTGAATGACCATCCACAAGCGGTGAAAACAATTGTCGAAGAGACCGGTTATGAAGAAATCAAAGCTATTATCCATTGTCAGGGATCTACTAGTTTCATGATGTCTGTGGTGGCGGGCTTAGTCCCACAAGTCAAAACTATTATCAGCAATGCCGTTTCACTACATCCAATTGTACCCTCATGGTCATCTTTCAAAATCAATTTTGCAGTACCAGCAGTCAATTTTCTCACCGATCATTTAAACCCACAATGGCAAATAGATTCACCAAGTCTAGCTGCAAAAATCATCTCTCTGTTCGTGGGTCTTACACATCACGAATGTAATAACTCAGTCTGTAAACAAGTTAGCTTTACTTATGGGACTGGCTTTCCGGCATTGTGGGAACACGCCAACCTCAACGAAGCCACCCACGAATGGCTGAAGCAGGAATTTGCCTATGTGCCGCTCAGTTTTTTCGCACAAATGTCTCAGTGCATCAATCGTGGACATCTAATTTCTGTTGATAACTTCCCCACTTTACCAAAAGATTTTATTGCCCAACCACCAAAAACCGATGCCCGGATTGCATTTTTTGCTGGGCAACTTAACCGTTGCTTTCTCCCACAAAGTCAGATAGAAACTTTTAAATATTTTGACTCTTTGCGTCCTAACTACCATGCTTTACACGTTCTGGATAACTACAGTCATTTAGACATATTTATGGGTAAGAATGCAGCCCAAAATGTGTTTCCGTTAATGCTTGCAGAGTTAGAAAAAACTGTTTGA